A genomic segment from Necator americanus strain Aroian chromosome III, whole genome shotgun sequence encodes:
- a CDS encoding hypothetical protein (NECATOR_CHRIII.G12679.T2): MADDPLSDVLYQRMFRVFSYFADATTSGALHPTQASFILDELLREAGRPSTSRGNTFSHDSVTFRELLNLIEVQFADRKELEPAVERVFERIVGQVIRKGFVLFRCRGGGRSCMPRMQRNKWRSGWCSISPGAIYLWPLDKQINNDNRVTAPLDAETRVSDSAVEGDRFVWDVQFGKRVVEFAHFDPLISRAFVTDIRLAIERPTRLALQDFDQKRSLRYDVEYGQRHFCFPGRPQRAFDWSRTEGRRCDREISERQQLETEKRRLEFELEQERLALKDEEIVRGLATRMLEEEKQKSEHMERVLAELQHKLGQRLDTVLEDETPARNETTTGTEVEQDDDEDDEEVKRKSSGEFVEEKLEKSSTQKKQTRLFLVIHILIIIADEDLSN; the protein is encoded by the exons ATGGCCGATGATCCACTGAGCGATGTGTTATATCAGCGAATGTTCCGTGTGTTCTCCTATTTTGCTGATGCAACAACGTCGGGCGCGCTACATCCCACGCAAGCATCGTTTATACTCGACGAATTGCTACGCGAAGCTGGTCGGCCGTCCACATCCAGAGGAAACACGTTCAGTCATGATTCCGTCACTTTTCG AGAGCTGTTGAATTTGATTGAAGTGCAATTCGCAGATCGAAAAGAACTCGAACCGGCAGTGGAACGAGTTTTCGAGCGTATCGTAGGACAAGTAATTAGAAAG GGTTTCGTCCTGTTTCGATGTCGTGGTGGTGGTCGAAGTTGCATGCCACGTATGCAACGGAACAAATGGCGATCCGGATGGTGTAGTATTAGTCCGGGTGCGATTTACCTATGGCCGCTCGACAAACAGATCAACAACGACAATCGCGTCACGGCCCCGCTTGACGCTGAAACCAGAGTTTCA GATAGTGCGGTAGAAGGTGATCGATTCGTATGGGATGTACAGTTTGGGAAACGGGTGGTGGAATTCGCACATTTCGACCCGCTTATCAGCAGAGCATTTGTGACCG ATATACGCCTTGCAATTGAACGACCAACTCGATTGGCTCTACAAGATTTTGATCAGAAGCGATCGCTACGATACGAcg TCGAATATGGGCAGCGACACTTCTGTTTCCCTGGACGACCGCAACGCGCATTTGATTGGAGCAGAACAGAGG GTCGACGTTGTGATCGAGAAATTTCCGAAAGGCAACAGCTCGAGACTGAGAAACGTCGATTGGAATTTGAATTGGAACAAGAGCGATTGGCCCTTAAAGACGAGGAAATAGTACGAGGGTTGGCCACAAG AATGTTAGaggaagagaaacaaaaaagcgaACATATGGAAcgagtgctggccgaattACAACATAAACTCGGTCAACGACTGGATACGGTACTAGAAGATGAAACACCAGCACGAAACGAAACAACAACTGGAACAGAAGTAGAACAAG ATGATGATGAGGACGACGaagaa gttaaaagaaaatcatccGGTGAATtcgtagaagaaaaacttgaaaaatcttcaacacagaaaaaacaaacgagaCTATTTCTTGTGATTCACATTTTGATTATTATTGCTGATGAAGATTTGAGTAATTAG
- a CDS encoding hypothetical protein (NECATOR_CHRIII.G12679.T1), translating into MRCHRALPPPPPPPPPRPRRRRGVTTYLITSSHRVIRMADDPLSDVLYQRMFRVFSYFADATTSGALHPTQASFILDELLREAGRPSTSRGNTFSHDSVTFRELLNLIEVQFADRKELEPAVERVFERIVGQVIRKGFVLFRCRGGGRSCMPRMQRNKWRSGWCSISPGAIYLWPLDKQINNDNRVTAPLDAETRVSDSAVEGDRFVWDVQFGKRVVEFAHFDPLISRAFVTDIRLAIERPTRLALQDFDQKRSLRYDVEYGQRHFCFPGRPQRAFDWSRTEGRRCDREISERQQLETEKRRLEFELEQERLALKDEEIVRGLATRMLEEEKQKSEHMERVLAELQHKLGQRLDTVLEDETPARNETTTGTEVEQDDDEDDEEVWKKDDFLMISTQSI; encoded by the exons GATGGCCGATGATCCACTGAGCGATGTGTTATATCAGCGAATGTTCCGTGTGTTCTCCTATTTTGCTGATGCAACAACGTCGGGCGCGCTACATCCCACGCAAGCATCGTTTATACTCGACGAATTGCTACGCGAAGCTGGTCGGCCGTCCACATCCAGAGGAAACACGTTCAGTCATGATTCCGTCACTTTTCG AGAGCTGTTGAATTTGATTGAAGTGCAATTCGCAGATCGAAAAGAACTCGAACCGGCAGTGGAACGAGTTTTCGAGCGTATCGTAGGACAAGTAATTAGAAAG GGTTTCGTCCTGTTTCGATGTCGTGGTGGTGGTCGAAGTTGCATGCCACGTATGCAACGGAACAAATGGCGATCCGGATGGTGTAGTATTAGTCCGGGTGCGATTTACCTATGGCCGCTCGACAAACAGATCAACAACGACAATCGCGTCACGGCCCCGCTTGACGCTGAAACCAGAGTTTCA GATAGTGCGGTAGAAGGTGATCGATTCGTATGGGATGTACAGTTTGGGAAACGGGTGGTGGAATTCGCACATTTCGACCCGCTTATCAGCAGAGCATTTGTGACCG ATATACGCCTTGCAATTGAACGACCAACTCGATTGGCTCTACAAGATTTTGATCAGAAGCGATCGCTACGATACGAcg TCGAATATGGGCAGCGACACTTCTGTTTCCCTGGACGACCGCAACGCGCATTTGATTGGAGCAGAACAGAGG GTCGACGTTGTGATCGAGAAATTTCCGAAAGGCAACAGCTCGAGACTGAGAAACGTCGATTGGAATTTGAATTGGAACAAGAGCGATTGGCCCTTAAAGACGAGGAAATAGTACGAGGGTTGGCCACAAG AATGTTAGaggaagagaaacaaaaaagcgaACATATGGAAcgagtgctggccgaattACAACATAAACTCGGTCAACGACTGGATACGGTACTAGAAGATGAAACACCAGCACGAAACGAAACAACAACTGGAACAGAAGTAGAACAAG ATGATGATGAGGACGACGaagaagtttggaaaaaagacgattttctCATGATTTCTACACAATCTATCTAA